A window from Opitutia bacterium ISCC 52 encodes these proteins:
- a CDS encoding PQQ-like beta-propeller repeat protein: protein MWKFAFQFLFALSFGISVSAAEVYWPGWLGPNRDGQVDYFKPPAEWPQSLTSDWSLVVGEGSGMPVVVEDRVYQQARQNGEEVVRAIDLKSGEVIWQKSYPVKYQIQHFGTRHGNGPLSNPTWADGRLFTLSVTNIFSAWDADSGELLWRKDYSDRFRNAYPDWGASYSPLVDGEQVIMHFGGAGGGILAAFDVATGEELWTEGNDGACHASPILVELEGIRQIVEWNHDAVVGIESQTGKRLWDYDMPHRGSSQNSPTPVHYQGRLLIGGENRGIRSLEPKLENGKWSVTENWHQRGVSLNMASAIINGDSLYGKSHLKRGQFFRLNPMTGETIWLGPARMGEYATFLSIPGHILVLKDDATLEVHKTDTEDYERVAVYTVAESPTWAAPVLLKDGFLIKDRMKLFKWSME, encoded by the coding sequence ATGTGGAAATTCGCCTTCCAGTTTCTTTTTGCACTCTCCTTCGGTATATCAGTCTCGGCCGCAGAGGTTTACTGGCCTGGTTGGTTGGGACCCAATCGAGATGGGCAAGTAGATTACTTTAAACCTCCAGCTGAATGGCCACAATCGCTAACGAGCGATTGGAGCCTGGTAGTCGGTGAAGGTTCGGGGATGCCTGTCGTAGTCGAGGACCGAGTCTATCAACAGGCACGACAAAATGGAGAGGAAGTGGTGCGAGCGATAGATTTAAAATCCGGAGAAGTGATCTGGCAAAAAAGTTACCCGGTAAAATATCAAATACAGCACTTCGGCACAAGACACGGGAATGGACCACTCTCGAATCCAACCTGGGCCGATGGCCGACTCTTTACGCTGAGTGTTACAAATATTTTCTCTGCCTGGGATGCAGACTCCGGTGAACTGTTGTGGCGCAAAGATTATTCCGATCGATTCAGAAACGCTTATCCCGATTGGGGTGCCTCTTACTCACCCCTGGTTGATGGTGAGCAAGTCATCATGCACTTTGGGGGCGCAGGCGGTGGCATTCTGGCTGCCTTCGACGTTGCTACCGGAGAAGAACTCTGGACCGAAGGCAATGACGGGGCCTGCCATGCTTCTCCCATCCTCGTCGAACTTGAAGGCATCCGCCAAATCGTGGAATGGAACCACGACGCCGTAGTAGGCATCGAAAGCCAAACCGGGAAACGACTCTGGGACTATGATATGCCTCACCGAGGTTCGAGCCAGAATTCCCCTACTCCCGTCCACTACCAAGGCCGCCTCCTCATCGGTGGAGAAAACCGAGGCATTCGTAGCTTGGAGCCAAAATTAGAAAATGGGAAATGGTCGGTTACAGAAAATTGGCACCAAAGAGGTGTATCGCTCAACATGGCCTCTGCCATCATCAACGGCGATAGCCTCTATGGAAAATCACACCTCAAACGGGGACAATTTTTTCGCCTCAACCCCATGACTGGTGAAACGATCTGGCTCGGGCCAGCTCGCATGGGAGAATATGCCACCTTCCTCAGTATTCCCGGACACATCTTGGTTCTAAAAGACGACGCAACTCTAGAAGTTCACAAAACAGACACAGAAGACTATGAAAGAGTTGCCGTTTATACAGTTGCTGAAAGCCCCACTTGGGCGGCGCCTGTTCTACTCAAAGATGGTTTCCTCATCAAAGACCGGATGAAGCTTTTCAAGTGGTCAATGGAATAG
- a CDS encoding aminotransferase class V-fold PLP-dependent enzyme: MLSRRKLLKRLSSLPVIGGAMAGGALTAKAAETGPSRDYFGELGIKPIINAAGAYTTMTASLMPEEVLDAYRQTAGSYVSLDDLHDAVGENIAELVGCEAAMVTAGAASAMTLATAGILTGIDEEKAKRIPVDLSGMKNEVIVQKAHIVGYTHAITNCGVDLVVVETKQELLDAINDLTAMLYFTDEHNLDGPVQHEEFVKIGKDHGIPTFIDAAAGIPPRENLYRYTKMGYDLVAISGGKAIRGPQSTGLLMGRKDLVVAARFNGPPSSDRIGRGMKVNKEELVALWIAVERFTKIDYEAEYKGWKNQIDWMAEKLSPIKGIALESFIPSSPNTAPTLMLTFSPGAFTLSGFEVRDALMEGTPSVAVARPREDGFNITTWMLQPEHLETVVTRVKEELQKARA; the protein is encoded by the coding sequence ATGCTAAGCCGAAGGAAATTACTCAAACGCCTTTCCAGTTTACCTGTGATTGGCGGTGCAATGGCGGGGGGCGCCTTAACTGCCAAAGCTGCAGAGACCGGTCCTTCACGCGACTACTTTGGCGAACTTGGCATCAAACCCATCATCAATGCGGCAGGTGCTTATACCACCATGACGGCCAGCTTGATGCCGGAGGAAGTGCTTGATGCCTATCGGCAGACTGCGGGTTCCTATGTATCCTTAGATGACCTACACGATGCAGTAGGTGAAAATATTGCGGAGCTTGTGGGCTGTGAAGCGGCTATGGTCACGGCTGGAGCTGCCTCTGCCATGACTCTGGCTACCGCTGGGATCCTTACTGGAATAGATGAGGAAAAAGCCAAACGCATTCCGGTTGATCTAAGCGGGATGAAGAACGAGGTGATCGTTCAGAAAGCTCACATCGTGGGTTATACGCATGCCATCACCAATTGTGGTGTTGATCTCGTGGTCGTAGAAACGAAGCAAGAACTGCTCGATGCCATCAACGACCTTACAGCCATGCTATATTTTACCGATGAGCACAATCTCGATGGCCCCGTCCAACACGAAGAATTTGTAAAGATCGGGAAGGATCATGGTATTCCCACTTTCATCGACGCGGCAGCTGGGATTCCTCCTCGTGAGAATCTTTATCGATATACTAAAATGGGTTATGATCTGGTTGCCATCTCCGGGGGTAAGGCCATACGTGGTCCACAAAGCACTGGATTATTGATGGGAAGAAAAGATCTGGTCGTGGCGGCTCGTTTCAACGGTCCACCCAGTTCGGACCGGATTGGCCGAGGCATGAAAGTGAACAAGGAAGAATTGGTCGCTCTATGGATCGCGGTTGAGCGCTTTACCAAGATTGATTACGAGGCGGAATACAAAGGCTGGAAAAACCAGATCGATTGGATGGCCGAAAAGCTGTCTCCGATCAAAGGTATTGCCCTCGAGAGTTTCATTCCGAGTAGTCCCAATACCGCCCCGACCTTAATGCTTACTTTTTCTCCTGGGGCCTTTACCTTATCGGGATTCGAAGTGAGAGATGCACTCATGGAAGGCACTCCATCTGTTGCCGTTGCCCGACCGCGGGAAGACGGTTTCAATATCACTACCTGGATGCTGCAACCGGAACACCTGGAAACGGTCGTTACTCGGGTGAAGGAAGAACTGCAGAAGGCAAGGGCCTAA
- a CDS encoding RidA family protein, whose product MINKIIPILQTLLLVTAWPFASFAAESLGPEAKLKELGIVLNTAAKPNDHFVPAVTTGNLVFLSGHGPRKPEGGAVQGKVGKDLTIEQGKDAARLTMIALLSSLKNEIGSLDRVTRVVKVHGMVNCPTDFTQQPAVINGATAVLTAIFGDAGKPARAAVGMGSLPNNIAVEIEMIVEIAPE is encoded by the coding sequence ATGATAAATAAAATAATCCCCATTCTCCAAACACTACTCTTGGTCACGGCATGGCCTTTTGCTTCCTTTGCCGCAGAGAGTCTTGGTCCGGAAGCCAAGTTGAAAGAACTCGGAATTGTTCTGAATACCGCTGCGAAACCAAATGATCACTTTGTCCCGGCCGTAACTACTGGCAATCTGGTTTTCTTATCCGGGCACGGTCCCAGGAAACCAGAAGGAGGAGCTGTCCAAGGCAAAGTGGGTAAGGACCTTACCATAGAACAAGGTAAGGACGCCGCTCGCCTGACCATGATCGCATTGTTGTCTTCTCTTAAAAACGAAATCGGAAGTCTTGATCGAGTCACACGGGTTGTTAAAGTGCATGGCATGGTCAATTGTCCGACCGACTTTACTCAGCAACCCGCTGTCATAAACGGGGCGACAGCCGTATTAACTGCCATTTTCGGTGATGCCGGAAAACCAGCTCGGGCGGCTGTGGGTATGGGGTCTTTACCTAACAACATTGCCGTTGAGATTGAGATGATCGTCGAAATTGCTCCGGAGTAA
- a CDS encoding amidohydrolase/deacetylase family metallohydrolase: MFQTRFICCLFALTFPLGSFGQNYDLLLKGGHVIDAKNDRNGTFDVAIQGDRIAAVETSIPESAASKVVDASGLYVTPGLIDIHAHLFWGTSEGAYLADSYSALPPDGFTFPYGVTTAVDAGGPGWRNFELFKRQTIDKSKTRVKAFLNIVGAGMRGDPDEQDLNDMDPKLAAMMAYEYPEYIVGIKLAHFKGPDWTPVKKAVEAGQWVGIPVMVDFGRAQPTLSIEHLFLNELNRGDIFTHCFADALGRESIVDLSGKLKPFVMEAIDRGIIMDVGHGGGSFRWNVATVALEQGMRPQTISTDLHTGSMNGPMKNQLNVMSKFLNLGMSLEEVIEASSWKPAKVIQMDEELGHLSVGALADVAILRKHEGNFGFLDVARTRFDGKYKLGCELTILGGEVVWDLNGLASPAWDEVNVPRSPGRPEVQRIINPPQ, from the coding sequence ATGTTTCAAACACGTTTTATTTGTTGCTTGTTTGCTTTGACCTTCCCACTTGGGAGTTTCGGCCAAAACTACGACCTCTTGCTGAAGGGTGGTCATGTCATTGACGCTAAAAATGACCGAAACGGTACCTTCGATGTGGCGATTCAAGGAGACCGAATTGCAGCGGTCGAAACGTCCATCCCTGAAAGCGCAGCCTCGAAAGTGGTGGATGCATCGGGTTTGTATGTGACCCCTGGATTGATTGATATACATGCTCACTTATTTTGGGGAACGTCCGAAGGGGCCTATTTGGCAGATAGTTACAGTGCTTTGCCACCGGATGGATTCACATTTCCTTATGGAGTAACGACCGCTGTCGATGCAGGGGGTCCTGGCTGGCGGAACTTCGAACTATTTAAACGCCAAACCATTGATAAATCCAAGACTCGGGTAAAAGCCTTTCTCAATATCGTCGGTGCGGGTATGCGGGGAGATCCCGACGAGCAGGATCTGAATGATATGGATCCTAAATTAGCAGCCATGATGGCGTATGAGTACCCTGAATACATCGTCGGAATTAAGTTGGCTCATTTCAAGGGCCCGGATTGGACACCGGTTAAAAAAGCGGTCGAAGCTGGCCAGTGGGTGGGCATACCAGTCATGGTTGATTTCGGGCGTGCTCAGCCAACCTTGTCCATTGAGCATCTCTTTCTGAACGAGCTCAATCGCGGAGATATCTTTACTCATTGCTTTGCGGATGCGCTGGGACGGGAATCGATTGTAGATCTTTCCGGTAAGTTGAAGCCATTTGTCATGGAGGCCATTGACCGGGGCATCATTATGGATGTGGGGCATGGCGGAGGCAGCTTTCGTTGGAACGTTGCGACCGTAGCATTGGAGCAGGGAATGCGTCCTCAGACGATCAGCACAGACCTTCACACGGGAAGTATGAATGGTCCCATGAAGAACCAGCTCAATGTGATGTCCAAGTTTCTCAATCTTGGCATGTCCCTGGAAGAAGTTATTGAGGCCTCGAGTTGGAAACCAGCAAAGGTCATTCAGATGGATGAAGAACTCGGACACCTCAGTGTCGGGGCTTTAGCGGATGTCGCAATCCTCCGAAAGCATGAAGGCAATTTTGGGTTCCTGGATGTCGCCAGGACACGTTTTGACGGAAAGTACAAATTGGGCTGCGAATTAACGATCTTGGGAGGTGAAGTCGTCTGGGATCTCAATGGTCTTGCCAGTCCTGCTTGGGACGAAGTTAATGTCCCTCGCTCTCCAGGACGCCCGGAAGTGCAACGCATAATTAATCCACCACAATGA
- a CDS encoding sulfatase, giving the protein MITFSIHNDMRDYLKSVLAFILSITGTQSLLAADKPNIVAIIADDHGVYHSTVYGSKEQRTPHMQSLADEGMTFSRAYVASPACAPSRHALMSGLMPYKNGVVGNHENSNYKLTPSEGLIQRLLDAGYEVVFRGKVTHGNGRGVIPNEVVRLPGSNNLLDPANVEAYLEKREDKSKPVALFIGPTDTHTIWPIEPDEVHFNPKDAVLPPKTFDIPEARQLMARYNQSVENVDTAVGKVREIVKRQLDEDNTLILYTSDHGQNWAFGKWSLYETGVRIPLIAVWLGKIKPQSTTDAMVSWIDLIPTFIDIAGAPIPKGIDGKSFKNVLLGETDSHRKEIFTVHKGDKTVNVYPIRAVRTDKWKYMLNLFPEFYNTTHMDVKVFREGHTRAGQENQHYFYDWNAWEQAAQKNQEAALFMHRYHARPKEELYMIEEDPYEENNLAYDPRYADVLASMRKLIKDRMKEVGDDRSLSGTPRLLADHPLPPAIQLYYPNGGETLHPGQTTDIAWSNFWAGTQTVKLEYKDGRNWKVITKSTPHNGHYAWRVPVIASDSVSLRISSADGNTFDESDQTFSISPKR; this is encoded by the coding sequence GTGATAACTTTTTCCATCCACAACGACATGCGTGACTATTTAAAATCTGTCCTGGCATTCATACTCTCTATAACCGGCACACAGAGTCTGCTAGCTGCAGATAAACCAAACATCGTCGCCATTATTGCTGATGATCATGGCGTGTATCATTCCACCGTCTATGGCTCCAAGGAGCAAAGAACACCTCACATGCAATCCTTAGCGGATGAGGGCATGACCTTCTCGCGTGCGTATGTTGCTTCGCCAGCCTGTGCCCCCAGCCGACATGCGTTGATGTCCGGCCTGATGCCTTATAAAAATGGAGTCGTAGGTAATCACGAGAATTCAAATTACAAACTGACACCTTCAGAAGGATTGATACAGCGACTACTTGATGCGGGCTATGAGGTGGTCTTCCGAGGCAAGGTCACTCACGGCAATGGAAGAGGTGTCATCCCCAACGAAGTGGTAAGACTCCCAGGTAGTAACAACCTGCTGGATCCAGCAAACGTGGAAGCATACCTTGAGAAGCGGGAAGACAAATCCAAACCCGTGGCCCTGTTTATTGGGCCAACTGACACTCATACGATTTGGCCGATCGAGCCGGACGAGGTTCATTTCAATCCAAAAGATGCGGTGCTACCTCCCAAGACCTTCGATATCCCTGAAGCGCGCCAATTAATGGCCCGTTACAACCAGTCTGTTGAAAACGTCGACACAGCGGTCGGCAAAGTACGCGAAATTGTCAAACGACAGCTCGACGAAGACAACACCCTCATCCTTTACACGTCCGATCATGGGCAGAATTGGGCGTTTGGAAAGTGGTCGCTTTACGAAACGGGCGTGCGTATTCCACTCATAGCTGTATGGCTCGGAAAGATTAAGCCCCAATCCACAACCGATGCCATGGTTAGCTGGATTGATTTAATCCCGACCTTTATCGACATCGCAGGCGCACCAATCCCAAAGGGTATTGATGGCAAGTCTTTCAAAAACGTATTGCTGGGTGAAACCGACAGCCACCGTAAGGAGATCTTCACGGTCCACAAAGGCGACAAGACCGTGAACGTATATCCCATCCGAGCGGTAAGAACGGATAAATGGAAATACATGCTCAACCTGTTCCCAGAGTTCTACAATACGACCCACATGGATGTGAAGGTCTTCCGAGAAGGACACACCAGAGCCGGTCAAGAAAACCAGCATTATTTTTATGACTGGAACGCCTGGGAGCAAGCAGCCCAAAAGAACCAGGAGGCTGCCCTGTTCATGCATCGCTATCATGCCAGACCCAAAGAAGAGCTGTACATGATCGAGGAAGACCCTTACGAAGAAAACAACCTCGCTTACGATCCAAGATATGCGGATGTCCTAGCCTCCATGCGCAAGCTGATTAAAGACCGCATGAAAGAAGTCGGGGACGACCGGTCCCTGTCGGGCACACCCAGACTTCTGGCAGACCACCCACTGCCTCCGGCCATTCAGCTCTACTACCCCAATGGAGGAGAAACGTTGCATCCCGGGCAAACCACAGACATCGCCTGGAGCAACTTCTGGGCAGGCACTCAAACTGTCAAACTGGAATACAAAGATGGTCGTAATTGGAAAGTCATTACAAAATCAACTCCACACAACGGCCACTACGCCTGGCGCGTTCCAGTGATCGCATCTGACTCAGTAAGTCTCCGGATCAGTTCAGCTGATGGAAACACCTTCGACGAAAGTGACCAAACCTTTTCCATTTCACCCAAACGGTAA